In uncultured Acidilobus sp. JCHS, the sequence GACCAGGAAGACCAGGTTCGTCCCCGTGGCCCTGAACTCCGCTGGGTAGGTCTCACTGGCCCAGACCCCTGTGAATGAGAAGTAGCCCGAGGAGAAGAACATCAGTGAAAGCGCCGTGAGGCCCGCGTAACCCCCTTGCGTCAGGGCCAGCGCAAGCGATGAGAGGAGGCCGAGGCCGCTGAGAGCCACGGCAGTCCTAAGCCTTCCGCCCAGGTCCGACAGCCAGCCCGCCACGAGGAAGCCCAGGAAGCCCAACATGGAAAGGAACGTGAGCCAGCCCTCGCTCAGGTCCATTGAGGCTATGAATGACGGGACCAGCGAGAGCAAGGGCACGCTGAACATGAAGGCCCCGACCACAATAGCTGAAAGGCCTGCTGTGACCACGGCCAGCCTCAGGTCAAAGTACCTAAGGCCTAGGCCCTGGGCCCTCGCAGAGTACGTCTCGATAACGAGGTGAGTCAGGGATAACGTTAATAGCAGGCTGACGAGCCCCACTACCAGGAAGAACGTCCTCCATGAAGGGACTACGTAATAGGTCACGGCGTCCAGGAAGAAGCCTATGAAGTAGAGGCCCTGCATTAGGCCGCCTACAAGCCCCCTCGAGTCCCTCAGCAGCTCCACTATGACCGAGTACGAGACGCCGTTCTGAGCGTTAACCCCGAAGCCCACGAAGAACCATGCCAGGTAGAGCTGCCAGAGCTCCCTTATTGATGACGCCAGGAGGACGGCGAGGCTGAACGTGAGGCCCGCCAAGTAAAGGGCCCTCCTCCTGCCGGCCCTGTCGGCCAAATGACCTATCAGGAGGCCTCCTATCGCGCCGCCTATGAAGTCCATTGGAATAGCCCAGAGAACTAGAGGCCGTGAAGCGGCCAGCGCCTCGGACAGCTGGTTGACAACCATTGATATAGAGAAGACGGCATAGGCTGACAACATGAAGGGTACTAAAACGCCTATGAGAGAGGCCCTGCGGCCCAAGCCCTTAGGCCTCGACCCTTACGACGTCCTTAAATAAAAGCCTTAAGGGCTATGAGGGTCGCCTAAGGCCCGATTGCAAAGGCCTCCCGATGTGAAAGTCTTTTGACTTTAACGTAGCAAGGCAGAAGCTGGTGGACCGGCCGGGACTTGAACCCGGGACCTCCGCCGTGCGAGGGCGGCGCTCTTCCAGCTGAGCTACCGGCCCGCTGACCGGTCCATAGAAAGACGCTGTAACGTCGCCATTTAAGCTTTAAAGAGCCTCCTAGGTCAACCTCAGGACTGTCCAAAGAAGCTAACAGCTAGCGCTCAGGCCCTCCCTAGCTCTTTCGCTATCAGCTCTGCGAGCCTGCCCGAGTCGACCTCGAGCTCCTCATGTGACGGCCTGTAAGCCCTTAGAGATAGGCCAAGGCCCTGGTACCTCTCCGCGATGACCCCAGGGGGCACTGGAGGGAAGCCCTGAACGGCGTCCATGAGCGAGAAGAGCCTGTCAACGAAGGAGCCCTCCCTTACGGGTATAAGGATCAGGTGGTAATGGGGGACCCGGAGCCCCCTCGCGAGCATCGCCACCGCCTTGGGCTTATAGAGCTCCTTCAAGGCCCGGGCCGTCGCTGAGGAGACGAGGTAGAAGTGCTCCATAAGCCCCTTAGGCATCTCGTAGAAGAACTGAAAGTGCTCTCGGGGCACTACCAGGGCCTGCCCCCTCTCGAGGGGGTAGAGGTCCATAATGACCATGACTCTGTCGTCCTTGTATGCCACGTAGGCTCTCTCTAAGCCTCTCCAAATTCTGCAGAACACGTCTTCTTTAGGCCCTGCCGCCAACGGCCCTCACCTCTCGTAGACGAAGTAATCTATGAAGGGCAATATGACCCCAGGGAGGACGAGGAACACCACGAACAGAAGCACGAGAGGGTACACGTCCAGGCTGAGGGAGTACTTGGCCTGGCCTGCTGAGTAGGAGGAGCTTATCACGCCCCCTGGCATGACGGTCCCCAGTACGTAAAGGACTACCACTAGACCTATGAGGGCCAGCAACGAC encodes:
- a CDS encoding Diadenosine tetraphosphate (Ap4A) hydrolase, HIT-like, whose translation is MAAGPKEDVFCRIWRGLERAYVAYKDDRVMVIMDLYPLERGQALVVPREHFQFFYEMPKGLMEHFYLVSSATARALKELYKPKAVAMLARGLRVPHYHLILIPVREGSFVDRLFSLMDAVQGFPPVPPGVIAERYQGLGLSLRAYRPSHEELEVDSGRLAELIAKELGRA
- a CDS encoding Major Facilitator Superfamily: MGRRASLIGVLVPFMLSAYAVFSISMVVNQLSEALAASRPLVLWAIPMDFIGGAIGGLLIGHLADRAGRRRALYLAGLTFSLAVLLASSIRELWQLYLAWFFVGFGVNAQNGVSYSVIVELLRDSRGLVGGLMQGLYFIGFFLDAVTYYVVPSWRTFFLVVGLVSLLLTLSLTHLVIETYSARAQGLGLRYFDLRLAVVTAGLSAIVVGAFMFSVPLLSLVPSFIASMDLSEGWLTFLSMLGFLGFLVAGWLSDLGGRLRTAVALSGLGLLSSLALALTQGGYAGLTALSLMFFSSGYFSFTGVWASETYPAEFRATGTNLVFLVGRIVGGFSTIIAAYLYPSSLRVGTALTCIIANSLALAGGALYVVGLRVRSSRGP